A single region of the Anomaloglossus baeobatrachus isolate aAnoBae1 chromosome 2, aAnoBae1.hap1, whole genome shotgun sequence genome encodes:
- the LOC142286109 gene encoding uncharacterized protein LOC142286109, with the protein MELNMESLRNRKGESIDEVPKKMKLESSESEKYGTNQSLIMASKRPASPIPESIVSKRKRGEAMGDKADDGSSVSPKADTELNMESLRKRKGESIDKVPKRRRIETSESEKDGTYQSLIKASKRPGSPIQECIENKRKRGEAMGDKADDGSSGSPRADTEQLSGTTPAESPIIVTGLKSFTFHKTIGKGGYGKVMLATHKACKQKVAVKMVKKRLLIEDSRDDILIERQVLEMTRKSPFITRAFSTFQSQVRG; encoded by the exons atggagctgaatatggagagtttgaggaaTAGAAAGGGAGAGAGcatagatgaggtgccaaaaaaaatgaaattagAATCATCGGAGAGTGAAAAAtatggcaccaaccaaagccttatcaTGGCTTCAAAGAGACCTGCAAGCCCGATACCAGAGAGTATCGTGAGcaagaggaaaaggggagaagcgatgggggacaaagctgatgaCGGATCCAGCGTCTCCCCCAAAGCTGACACtgagctgaatatggagagtttgaggaagagaaagggagagagcatAGATAAGGTGCCAAAAAGAAGGAGAATAGAAACATCGGAGAGTGAAAAAGATGGCACCTaccaaagccttatcaaggcttcaaaaagacctggaagtcCGATACAGGAGTGTATCGAGAAcaagaggaaaaggggagaagcgatgggggacaaagctgatgatggatccagcggGTCCCCCAGAGCTGACACTGAGCAGCTGTCAG GGACAACCCCAGCTGAATCCCCCATCATTGTGACTGGACTGAagagcttcaccttccataaaacCATTGGAAAGGGTGGATAtggtaaa GTCATGTTGGCCACACATAAGGCCTGCAAACAAAAAGTGGCAGTGAAGATGGTAAAGAAGAGGCTCCTAATTGAGGACTCAAGAGACGACATACTGATAGAGCGACAAGTCctggagatgactaggaagagtccattcattactcgggctttttccaccttccagtcccaggtaagagGCTGA
- the LOC142282144 gene encoding protein kinase C theta type-like produces the protein MNIFGDTKTSDCVGSYIYMAPEIFLQKPYNTAVDWFSAGVVLYEMAIGGHPFYKGKLHWTTIMGKVNDEPVFPKKLDPQLKAIIKGLLDKSPESRQKFVDNIRDHPFFTEINWTDIEEARACPPFQLPPPEVMTLSKMNPVPCFSKLMRLPIAEEDQQLFCGFTFASDGWKVIKPMPKPVKPHHRTFCSIVRDAFHRIWRRIKRWK, from the exons ATGAACATCTTTGGCGATACAAAGACTTCAGATTGTGTTGGATCCTATAtatacatggctcctgag ATTTTTCTACAGAAGCCCTACAACACagcagtggactggttctctgctggtgtgGTGTTATATGAGATGGCTATTGGTGGACATCCATTCTATAAAGGTAAACTTCATTGGACCACCATTATGGGAAAAGTCAATGATGAACCAGTCTTCCCAAAGAAATTGGACCCCCAACTCAAAGCCATCATTAAGGGG CTCCTGGATAAGTCACCAGAAAGTAGGCAAAAATTTGTGGATAATATCAGGGATCATCCATTCTTTACAGAGATTAACTGGACAGATATAGAGGAAGCCAGAGCATGTCCACCATTCCAGCTACCCCCT CCAGAAGTGATGACATTATCTAAAATGAATCCTGTCCCGTGCTTCAGCAAACTCATGAGACTACCGATAGCTGAAGAAGATCAACAACTCTTCTGTGGATTTACATTTGCCAGTGATGGATGGAAGGTCATAAAACCAATGCCAAAGCCTGTAAAACCCCATCACAG GACATTTTGCAGTATTGTGAGGGACGCCTTCCACAGGATCTGGAGGAGGATAAAACGCTGGAAGTGA